In one window of Microbacterium natoriense DNA:
- a CDS encoding phospho-sugar mutase, which yields MSDALLATARAWLRQDPDHQTRDELAGLITRVAAGDDAATADLSDRFGARLAFGTAGLRGELGAGSNRMNRVLVSQAAAGFAAYLREKADGRTPTVVIGYDGRRNSRVFAIDSAELFAGAGLRAILLPRLLPTPVLAFAVRHLGADAGVMVTASHNPPNDNGYKVYLGGADDGSQIVAPADAEIAAHIQRVADAGDITVLPRSTAYETAGDDVVEAYVSATAAVAPAPEAAGGLRWVYTAMHGVGWETFSRIVSAAGYPQPLVVDEQLNPDATFRTVSFPNPEEPGAMDLAFARARRVQADFILANDPDADRLAVAVPDKSVEGGWRRLTGNEVGLLLGARAARAAEGTPGASLACSLVSSPGLGAIAAHHGLDFHETLTGFKWISRAPGMVFGFEEALGYLVNPGTVRDKDGISAAVAILGLAAEARERGVGLTDLLAELGEVYGHFASGQVSIRVDDLSIIGRVMLSLRTLPPAHIGTHAVVSAEDLLHAPAGVPSGDVLRYRLADGSRVIVRPSGTEPKLKVYIDAKADSAQGATQTVADLEAGVRALLEERS from the coding sequence GTGAGCGACGCGCTTCTCGCCACCGCCCGCGCCTGGCTGCGGCAGGATCCCGATCATCAGACCCGCGACGAGCTGGCCGGACTCATCACGAGGGTCGCCGCGGGCGACGACGCGGCGACGGCCGACCTCTCCGACCGTTTCGGCGCGCGTCTCGCCTTCGGCACAGCGGGCCTGCGCGGAGAACTCGGAGCGGGGAGCAACCGGATGAACCGGGTGCTGGTGTCGCAGGCCGCTGCCGGCTTCGCCGCCTACCTGCGTGAGAAGGCCGACGGCCGCACCCCCACCGTCGTCATCGGCTACGACGGCCGACGCAACTCCCGCGTGTTCGCGATCGACTCCGCTGAGCTGTTCGCGGGTGCGGGCCTGCGGGCCATCCTCCTCCCCCGTCTGCTGCCGACGCCGGTGCTCGCCTTCGCGGTGCGCCATCTGGGCGCCGACGCCGGAGTCATGGTCACGGCCAGCCACAACCCGCCGAACGACAACGGCTACAAGGTCTATCTGGGCGGCGCCGACGACGGTTCGCAGATCGTCGCTCCGGCGGATGCCGAGATCGCCGCGCACATCCAGCGGGTGGCAGATGCCGGCGACATCACGGTTCTGCCGCGTTCGACGGCGTACGAGACGGCGGGTGACGATGTCGTCGAGGCCTATGTCTCGGCCACAGCAGCGGTCGCTCCTGCCCCGGAGGCTGCGGGCGGACTCCGCTGGGTCTACACCGCGATGCACGGGGTCGGATGGGAGACGTTCTCTCGGATCGTGAGCGCCGCGGGCTATCCCCAGCCTCTCGTGGTGGACGAACAGCTCAACCCCGACGCGACGTTCCGCACCGTATCGTTCCCGAACCCCGAAGAACCCGGCGCCATGGACCTCGCGTTCGCGAGAGCCCGCCGAGTGCAGGCCGATTTCATCCTCGCCAACGACCCCGACGCCGATCGGCTCGCCGTCGCCGTCCCCGACAAGAGCGTCGAGGGCGGCTGGCGACGACTGACCGGCAACGAGGTGGGCCTGCTGCTGGGCGCGCGAGCCGCACGCGCTGCAGAGGGAACACCCGGCGCGTCCCTGGCATGCTCGCTCGTGTCCTCCCCCGGCCTCGGCGCGATCGCCGCACACCACGGTCTCGACTTCCACGAGACCCTGACCGGCTTCAAATGGATCTCCCGCGCACCGGGCATGGTGTTCGGCTTCGAAGAGGCTCTCGGGTACCTCGTGAACCCCGGCACCGTACGAGACAAGGACGGCATCTCCGCCGCCGTCGCGATCCTCGGCCTTGCTGCCGAGGCCCGCGAGCGGGGTGTCGGACTCACCGACCTGCTCGCCGAACTCGGCGAGGTCTACGGCCATTTCGCGAGCGGTCAGGTCTCGATCCGCGTCGATGATCTGTCGATCATCGGCCGGGTCATGCTGTCGTTGCGCACGCTGCCCCCCGCGCACATCGGCACGCACGCGGTCGTCTCGGCGGAAGACCTCCTCCACGCCCCCGCGGGCGTGCCGTCCGGTGACGTGCTGCGCTACCGCTTGGCGGACGGATCCCGGGTGATCGTGCGGCCGAGCGGCACCGAACCCAAGCTGAAGGTCTACATCGACGCGAAGGCCGACTCCGCCCAAGGCGCGACGCAGACCGTCGCCGACCTCGAAGCAGGCGTGCGCGCGCTGCTCGAGGAGCGCTCCTGA
- a CDS encoding HPr family phosphocarrier protein yields the protein MATRRVRITALNGGHARPVAELVRLAMAHDGPVVVRKETGAEADLRSVLAVMMLDLAEGDVVTLETADAPASASLLDELAAVLDPKG from the coding sequence ATGGCGACGCGGCGGGTCCGGATCACCGCTCTCAACGGAGGTCACGCGCGACCCGTCGCGGAGCTCGTCCGCCTCGCCATGGCCCACGACGGGCCGGTCGTCGTACGCAAGGAGACGGGTGCGGAGGCTGATCTCCGCAGTGTGCTCGCCGTGATGATGCTCGACCTCGCCGAGGGTGACGTGGTGACGCTGGAGACGGCGGATGCGCCGGCATCCGCCTCACTGCTCGATGAGCTCGCGGCCGTGCTCGACCCGAAGGGCTGA
- a CDS encoding BglG family transcription antiterminator: MSRQRQDQLLAALLREDAWVTASSLADLLGVTPRSIRSYVVSLNARVPAGDAVESGPAGYRTGPSARDALRTRSGESTPRHRLHAVVRMLLDDAEGIDVYDAAARLHVSEATLEADLTRVRAVLEGTGLVLGRDREQVRLSGSEEARRRLISRLAHDESVTASFHPETFRTALVGDAVDTTAVAPFKKALVEELSGLGYYVNELAISDVLLHIAIAADRVAAGHALSEADAHAREEIPQVGAVISRLAGDHFGVRLGDGDVAHLASLVLTRVVAPGDSTTRDAARSGVEPRVEAAVRAELERAAAEYRLDLVDDSFVLRLSLHIQNLLRRAESRALSRNPLTRSLKSTYPMIFEVAVSIASGLHDRLGSPIHDDEIAYIAMHVGGRIERSRAAASILTATIVCPGYYELHELLRSSVDRSLGSAIEVTSVVTSVDPDWSSFDTDLVLSTIEPADDSDRVVRIHPFFSETDAERVQQAAARLRRARRLNRLRAELSRYFDAEAFLHPLPDEGEESIIRRLGDLLVRRGLIGEDYVENTTVRERMSSTAFTDALAVPHALQMTATRTAIAIGVAEGSVGWGDGRVQVVALAAFSESDRAAFQTVFEQLVEVFSERDSVQRIVRRGTTFEAFLDELVAVIDG; encoded by the coding sequence ATGTCGCGTCAGCGCCAGGATCAGCTCCTCGCCGCTCTGCTGCGTGAGGATGCGTGGGTGACGGCGTCGAGCCTGGCCGATCTGCTCGGGGTGACGCCGCGCAGCATCCGCTCGTACGTGGTGTCGCTGAACGCCCGCGTTCCCGCAGGCGACGCAGTGGAGTCCGGTCCGGCCGGCTATCGGACGGGCCCGTCGGCCCGCGATGCGCTGCGGACGCGATCGGGCGAGAGCACGCCGCGCCACCGCCTGCACGCTGTCGTGCGGATGCTGCTCGACGACGCCGAGGGCATCGACGTGTACGACGCCGCCGCGCGCCTGCACGTGAGCGAGGCCACACTGGAGGCCGATCTCACGCGCGTTCGCGCCGTGCTCGAGGGCACCGGTCTCGTACTGGGGCGGGATCGCGAGCAGGTGCGCCTGAGCGGTTCGGAGGAAGCCCGCCGCCGTCTGATCAGCCGCCTGGCGCACGACGAGTCGGTGACGGCGTCGTTCCATCCTGAGACGTTCCGCACCGCGTTGGTCGGCGACGCGGTGGACACCACGGCGGTGGCGCCGTTCAAGAAGGCACTCGTGGAGGAGCTGAGCGGACTCGGCTACTACGTCAACGAGCTGGCGATCTCCGACGTCCTGCTGCACATCGCGATCGCGGCCGATCGGGTCGCCGCGGGGCACGCGCTGTCGGAGGCCGACGCTCACGCTCGGGAGGAGATCCCGCAGGTGGGCGCCGTGATCTCCCGTCTCGCCGGCGATCATTTCGGCGTGCGGCTGGGCGACGGGGACGTCGCCCACCTCGCCTCGCTGGTGCTCACCCGCGTGGTCGCCCCGGGCGACTCCACCACGAGAGACGCGGCACGCAGCGGGGTGGAGCCGCGCGTGGAAGCGGCGGTGCGGGCCGAACTCGAACGGGCGGCCGCGGAGTACCGGCTCGATCTGGTCGACGACTCCTTCGTGCTGCGGTTGTCGCTGCACATCCAGAACCTGCTGCGCCGTGCCGAGAGCCGGGCATTGTCGCGGAACCCGCTGACGCGGTCGCTCAAGTCGACCTACCCGATGATCTTCGAGGTCGCGGTGTCGATCGCCAGCGGACTGCACGACAGGCTCGGCTCGCCGATCCACGATGACGAGATCGCCTACATCGCGATGCACGTGGGCGGCCGTATCGAGCGCAGCCGCGCTGCCGCGTCGATCCTCACCGCGACGATCGTCTGCCCGGGGTACTACGAGCTGCACGAGCTGCTTCGTTCGAGCGTCGACCGTTCACTCGGATCGGCCATCGAGGTCACAAGCGTCGTGACGAGCGTCGACCCCGACTGGTCATCTTTCGACACCGATCTCGTGCTCTCCACGATCGAGCCTGCGGATGACTCCGACCGCGTCGTGCGGATCCATCCGTTCTTCTCCGAGACCGACGCGGAGCGGGTGCAGCAGGCGGCCGCGCGACTGCGCAGGGCCCGCCGCCTGAATCGCCTCCGCGCCGAGCTGTCGCGGTATTTCGACGCCGAGGCCTTCCTGCATCCGCTGCCTGACGAGGGCGAAGAGAGCATCATCCGCCGTCTCGGCGACCTGCTCGTGCGGCGCGGACTGATCGGCGAGGACTACGTCGAGAACACGACCGTGCGCGAGCGGATGTCGTCCACCGCCTTCACCGACGCCCTCGCCGTGCCGCACGCCCTCCAGATGACCGCCACTCGCACCGCGATCGCGATCGGCGTGGCCGAGGGATCGGTCGGGTGGGGCGATGGACGCGTGCAGGTGGTCGCTCTCGCCGCGTTCAGCGAGAGCGACCGGGCCGCGTTCCAGACGGTGTTCGAGCAGCTCGTCGAGGTGTTCAGCGAGCGCGACAGCGTGCAGCGCATCGTACGCCGTGGAACGACCTTCGAGGCGTTCCTCGACGAACTCGTCGCCGTGATCGACGGCTGA
- a CDS encoding PTS sugar transporter subunit IIB, translating into MKILVICGAGASSTFVAQRLRRAAEAAGLDWDTAAGTVQSVTESSADLILVGPHLKERAVDLREVLPMPIVVLPDDIFDDRDGRRTLALSRAVLADPRTTSEGRS; encoded by the coding sequence ATGAAGATCCTGGTTATCTGCGGCGCGGGCGCGTCGAGCACGTTCGTCGCCCAGCGGCTGCGCCGTGCGGCTGAGGCCGCAGGACTCGACTGGGACACGGCCGCCGGCACCGTCCAATCGGTCACCGAATCCAGCGCCGACCTCATCCTCGTCGGCCCCCATCTGAAGGAGCGCGCCGTGGATCTGCGCGAGGTCCTTCCCATGCCGATCGTCGTGCTCCCCGACGACATCTTCGACGACCGCGACGGACGGCGCACGCTCGCGCTCTCCCGTGCCGTCCTCGCCGACCCCCGCACCACATCGGAAGGAAGATCATGA
- a CDS encoding HPr family phosphocarrier protein, whose product MTVTRTVRIGSSHGLHARPAKLFAQAAKDSGIPVTIAKDAGSPVNAASILGVIGLAIEFGDYVTITADGEGADAVLDTLTELLTTDYDAESA is encoded by the coding sequence ATGACCGTCACACGCACCGTCCGTATCGGTTCGTCGCACGGGCTCCACGCCCGCCCTGCGAAGCTGTTCGCCCAGGCCGCGAAGGACTCCGGCATTCCCGTGACCATCGCGAAGGATGCGGGTTCGCCCGTCAACGCGGCGAGCATCCTCGGCGTCATCGGCCTCGCGATCGAGTTCGGCGACTACGTGACGATCACGGCCGACGGCGAGGGCGCAGACGCGGTGCTCGACACCCTCACCGAGTTGCTCACCACCGACTACGATGCGGAGAGCGCCTGA
- the ptsP gene encoding phosphoenolpyruvate--protein phosphotransferase produces the protein MSELRGVGIGLGIAQGPVIRMTEALAAPEQTSSTIGADAERARARASIAAVAAELTARGELAGGAAQEVLEAQAMIAEDPTLQDEVDSRVDAGSTAEWAVHDAFAGFRATLEAVGGYLGERAADLDDIAQRVLAHLRGVAAPGVPDPGHPFVLVARDLAPADTALLKLDQVLALVTTDGGPTSHTAILAREKGIVAIVGAADAAGLRDGETVIVDASSGVVVTDPSAEELERAAQRAADRLSAVAAPLTPGALADGTAVPLLANLGKPADATDAVARGAEGVGLFRTEFLFLSSAQAPTVEQQRESYRELLAAFPGKKVVVRMLDAGADKPLAFLNDAHEENPALGLRGLRALRASEDILREQLTALAEADAATEADLWVMAPMVATVEETKYFTSLAREYGLKTPGVMVEVPAAALLADRVLAHADFASIGTNDLTQYTMAADRMLGSVADFQDPWHPAVLRLVREVGAAGARLGKPVGICGEAAADPLLAVVLVGLGATSLSMAPAALADVRQMLLGRTLDEARQLAAAALDADDAASARRAVAQLTASLPQH, from the coding sequence ATGAGCGAGTTGCGCGGAGTGGGAATCGGCCTCGGCATCGCCCAGGGGCCCGTGATCCGGATGACGGAGGCGCTGGCCGCGCCCGAGCAGACGTCGAGCACGATCGGGGCGGATGCCGAGCGCGCGCGTGCGCGCGCATCGATCGCCGCCGTCGCCGCTGAACTGACCGCCCGCGGGGAACTCGCAGGCGGAGCCGCCCAGGAGGTGCTCGAGGCCCAGGCGATGATCGCTGAGGACCCGACCCTGCAGGACGAGGTCGACAGCCGCGTCGACGCCGGAAGCACCGCTGAGTGGGCCGTGCACGATGCGTTCGCCGGTTTCCGCGCCACGCTCGAGGCTGTCGGCGGATACCTCGGCGAGCGCGCGGCCGACCTTGACGACATCGCTCAGCGCGTGCTCGCGCACCTGCGCGGCGTGGCGGCGCCCGGCGTCCCCGACCCCGGCCACCCTTTCGTGCTGGTCGCCCGGGATCTCGCCCCCGCCGACACCGCTCTGCTGAAGCTCGATCAGGTGCTCGCACTCGTGACCACCGATGGCGGTCCGACCTCGCACACCGCGATCCTCGCGCGTGAGAAGGGCATCGTCGCGATCGTCGGCGCCGCAGACGCGGCGGGCCTCCGCGACGGCGAGACGGTCATCGTCGACGCGTCCAGCGGCGTGGTGGTCACCGATCCGTCAGCCGAGGAGCTCGAGCGCGCGGCGCAGCGCGCCGCAGACCGGCTCTCCGCCGTGGCGGCTCCGCTCACCCCCGGAGCTCTGGCCGACGGCACCGCTGTGCCGCTTCTGGCCAACCTGGGCAAGCCGGCCGACGCGACGGATGCCGTCGCCCGAGGCGCGGAGGGCGTCGGTCTGTTCCGCACCGAGTTCCTCTTCCTGTCATCCGCGCAGGCGCCGACGGTCGAGCAGCAGCGCGAGTCGTACCGCGAGCTGCTCGCAGCCTTCCCCGGCAAGAAGGTGGTCGTGCGCATGCTCGACGCCGGTGCAGACAAGCCTCTGGCCTTCCTCAACGACGCGCACGAGGAGAACCCCGCGCTCGGCCTTCGCGGACTCCGCGCGCTCCGCGCCAGCGAGGACATCCTGCGCGAGCAGCTCACGGCTCTCGCCGAAGCGGATGCCGCGACCGAAGCCGATCTGTGGGTCATGGCGCCGATGGTGGCCACGGTCGAGGAGACGAAGTACTTCACGTCTCTCGCCCGTGAGTACGGCCTGAAGACCCCCGGCGTCATGGTCGAGGTCCCCGCCGCGGCGCTCCTGGCCGACCGTGTGCTCGCGCACGCGGACTTCGCCTCGATCGGCACGAACGACCTCACGCAGTACACGATGGCGGCGGACCGCATGCTCGGCTCTGTCGCCGACTTCCAGGATCCGTGGCACCCCGCGGTGCTGCGCCTGGTGCGAGAGGTGGGCGCCGCAGGCGCCCGGCTCGGCAAGCCCGTCGGCATCTGCGGAGAGGCTGCGGCCGACCCGCTGCTGGCCGTGGTGCTGGTCGGCCTCGGCGCGACCAGCCTCTCGATGGCACCCGCGGCTCTCGCCGACGTGCGCCAGATGCTCCTCGGCCGCACTCTCGACGAGGCCAGGCAGCTCGCCGCCGCCGCACTCGACGCAGACGACGCAGCATCCGCCCGACGCGCCGTGGCACAGCTCACGGCGTCCCTTCCTCAGCACTGA
- a CDS encoding PTS mannitol transporter subunit IICB has protein sequence MTTTSSAAKPGGLRVGVQRFGTFLSGMIMPNIPALIAWGIITALFIDVGWTPNAQLATIVGPMIHYLLPIIIAYTGGTIVYKTRGGVVAAIAVMGVIAGSDFLIAQYNAELLAADPDAKTLGEIHMFIGAMIMAPLAAYTMKWLDSLWEGKIKPGFEMLVNMFSAGIWGFVMVIVGFYPVAWLVNGIMNVLSTVVNWLVDTNLLPLTSIIIEPAKVFFLNNAINHGVLTPLGTQQATESGKSILFLLEANPGPGVGLLLAFTLFGIGAARASAPGAAVIQFFGGIHEVYFPYALMKPVLIVALIAGGMTGVTTNMLFGTGLVAPAAPGSIIAVLGQTYRTDYIGVILSVILSAAVTFIIATLILRASRKKDLEKEDAFAAAVAQTEANKGKSSDALSGLVAKTTETTETTTTAVATAPITSIVFACDAGMGSSAMGASVLRNKFKKAGIEDLKIVNQAIANLDGTADVVITQQQLTDRAKAQSPNSLHISVDNFMNSPKYEEVVQMVQDQRKEA, from the coding sequence ATGACGACGACGTCATCAGCCGCCAAGCCCGGCGGCCTCCGCGTGGGCGTGCAGCGTTTCGGCACGTTCCTCTCGGGCATGATCATGCCGAACATTCCCGCGCTGATCGCGTGGGGCATCATCACCGCGTTGTTCATCGACGTCGGCTGGACGCCGAACGCGCAGCTCGCCACCATCGTCGGACCGATGATCCACTACCTGCTGCCGATCATCATCGCCTACACGGGCGGCACGATCGTGTACAAGACCCGCGGCGGCGTCGTGGCGGCGATTGCCGTGATGGGCGTCATCGCCGGCTCCGACTTCCTGATCGCCCAGTACAACGCAGAACTCCTCGCAGCGGACCCTGATGCGAAGACCCTCGGCGAGATCCACATGTTCATCGGCGCGATGATCATGGCTCCGCTCGCGGCCTACACGATGAAGTGGCTGGACTCCTTGTGGGAGGGGAAGATCAAGCCGGGCTTCGAGATGCTCGTGAACATGTTCTCGGCGGGCATCTGGGGCTTCGTGATGGTCATCGTCGGGTTCTACCCGGTCGCCTGGCTCGTCAACGGCATCATGAACGTGCTGTCCACCGTCGTGAACTGGCTGGTCGACACCAACCTGCTCCCGCTCACGAGCATCATCATCGAGCCGGCGAAGGTCTTCTTCCTCAACAACGCCATCAACCACGGCGTGCTCACGCCGCTCGGCACCCAGCAGGCGACGGAGAGCGGAAAGTCGATCCTGTTCCTGCTCGAGGCCAACCCCGGTCCCGGTGTCGGGCTGCTCCTGGCGTTCACGCTGTTCGGCATCGGCGCCGCTCGCGCTTCTGCCCCGGGCGCCGCCGTGATCCAGTTCTTCGGCGGCATCCACGAGGTCTACTTCCCCTACGCGCTGATGAAGCCCGTCCTGATCGTCGCCCTGATCGCAGGCGGCATGACGGGCGTGACGACGAACATGCTGTTCGGCACCGGACTCGTGGCTCCTGCCGCTCCTGGCAGCATCATCGCCGTTCTCGGGCAGACGTACCGGACCGACTACATCGGCGTGATCCTCTCGGTGATCCTCTCCGCGGCCGTCACCTTCATCATCGCCACGTTGATCCTGCGCGCCAGCCGCAAGAAGGATCTCGAGAAGGAAGACGCCTTCGCTGCGGCGGTCGCGCAGACCGAGGCCAACAAGGGCAAGTCATCCGATGCGCTGAGCGGTCTCGTCGCCAAGACGACCGAGACGACCGAGACGACCACCACCGCGGTCGCCACCGCGCCGATCACCAGCATTGTGTTCGCGTGCGACGCCGGGATGGGCTCCTCCGCGATGGGGGCGAGCGTGCTGCGCAACAAGTTCAAGAAGGCCGGCATCGAGGATCTGAAGATCGTCAACCAGGCCATCGCGAACCTCGACGGCACGGCCGACGTGGTGATCACCCAGCAGCAGCTGACCGACCGCGCAAAGGCCCAGTCGCCGAACTCGCTCCACATCTCGGTCGACAACTTCATGAATTCCCCGAAGTACGAGGAAGTCGTCCAGATGGTCCAGGACCAGCGAAAGGAAGCATGA
- a CDS encoding PTS sugar transporter subunit IIA: MSVLTLGQIRIHPGSVSQDAALQEATDILVTAGAVTPAYIDAMRQREVTVSTYMGNGLAIPHGTNEMKDTILASALSVVRYDGGVDWAGEQANFVIGIAGRGDEHLEILSQIAILFSDDDDVAKLNAAATPDELYALLSAVNEG; this comes from the coding sequence ATGAGCGTTCTCACCCTCGGCCAGATCCGCATCCACCCGGGCTCCGTCTCGCAGGACGCGGCGCTGCAGGAGGCGACCGACATCCTCGTGACGGCCGGTGCGGTGACCCCCGCCTACATCGACGCCATGCGTCAGCGCGAGGTGACCGTGTCGACCTACATGGGCAACGGCCTCGCGATCCCGCACGGCACGAACGAGATGAAGGACACGATCCTCGCCTCTGCTCTCTCCGTCGTCCGCTACGACGGCGGCGTGGACTGGGCCGGCGAGCAGGCGAACTTCGTGATCGGCATCGCCGGGCGCGGAGACGAGCACCTCGAGATCCTGTCGCAGATCGCGATCCTGTTCTCCGACGATGACGATGTCGCGAAGCTCAACGCCGCCGCCACTCCCGACGAACTGTACGCGCTGTTGTCGGCGGTGAACGAGGGATGA
- a CDS encoding mannitol-1-phosphate 5-dehydrogenase, whose amino-acid sequence MKAVHFGAGNIGRGFVGLLLHEGGYEVVFSDVADALVDAINGASQYTVREAGPGGVNRVVTGFRAVNSRLDPDGLADEIASADVVTTAVGPTVLRFVAPAIVEGLRRRSADAAPLQVMACENAIGATDQLRDEVVGAAGADAAALVARAVFANTAVDRIVPAQPAGAGVDVTVEPYFEWAIESGPFEGDLPSIPGAHFVDDLAPYIERKLFTVNTGHAATAYFGARAGLERISDALADPRIAAQVSACLEETSAVLVAEHGLDPAELAEYRAKILDRFRNPELVDTVQRVGRQPLRKISRHERFIGPGAMAAERGLSSAALTAAVAAALEFDDPADEQSVELQERLRIEDAVTFTASATGLDPEHPLFAAIRDAVIARQEAIMV is encoded by the coding sequence ATGAAGGCCGTCCACTTCGGCGCAGGGAACATCGGCCGCGGGTTCGTCGGGCTGCTCCTGCACGAGGGCGGCTACGAGGTCGTCTTCTCAGACGTCGCGGACGCGCTCGTCGACGCCATCAATGGTGCTTCGCAGTACACAGTTCGCGAGGCGGGCCCCGGCGGCGTGAACCGGGTCGTCACCGGGTTCCGGGCGGTCAACAGCCGCCTGGACCCCGACGGCCTTGCCGACGAGATCGCCTCCGCGGACGTGGTCACGACCGCGGTCGGCCCCACCGTGCTGCGCTTCGTCGCTCCGGCGATCGTCGAGGGGCTTCGCCGGCGGAGCGCGGATGCCGCGCCCCTCCAGGTGATGGCCTGCGAGAACGCGATCGGCGCGACCGATCAGTTGCGCGACGAGGTCGTGGGGGCAGCAGGAGCGGATGCCGCTGCACTCGTCGCGCGCGCGGTCTTCGCCAACACCGCGGTCGATCGCATCGTTCCCGCACAGCCCGCTGGAGCCGGTGTCGATGTGACGGTCGAGCCCTACTTCGAGTGGGCGATCGAGTCAGGCCCCTTCGAGGGAGATCTGCCGTCGATCCCCGGTGCGCACTTCGTCGACGACCTCGCTCCCTACATCGAGCGCAAACTCTTCACGGTGAACACCGGGCACGCGGCCACGGCGTACTTCGGGGCGCGAGCCGGCCTCGAGCGCATCTCGGACGCGCTCGCCGATCCGCGGATCGCCGCGCAGGTCTCCGCTTGCCTGGAGGAGACCTCCGCCGTGCTGGTGGCCGAGCACGGCCTGGACCCGGCTGAACTCGCCGAGTACCGGGCGAAGATCCTCGACCGCTTCCGCAACCCCGAACTCGTCGACACTGTGCAGCGCGTCGGCCGTCAGCCGCTGCGCAAGATCTCGCGGCACGAGCGGTTCATCGGCCCCGGCGCGATGGCGGCCGAACGCGGGCTGTCGTCGGCAGCGCTCACGGCGGCGGTCGCCGCCGCCCTCGAGTTCGACGACCCGGCCGACGAGCAGTCGGTCGAGCTCCAGGAGCGGCTGCGCATCGAGGATGCCGTGACGTTCACGGCATCCGCTACGGGCCTCGACCCCGAGCATCCGCTGTTCGCGGCGATCCGCGATGCCGTGATCGCCCGCCAGGAGGCCATCATGGTGTGA
- a CDS encoding flavin-containing monooxygenase, whose product MSTYAIVGAGPSGLASARALSRRGIRVEGYEASHGVGGLWDITNPRSTVYESAHLISSRTTTEFAEFPMRTTVDYPGHRVLLEYFRDYAEHFGLTSLFRFGTTVTRLEPRDGGWDLTSTGPDGQRTRRYDGVVLANGTLAHPNLPTFAGEFSGEILHTSDYKSAGQLAGKRVLLIGAGNSGCDIAVDAVHRAASVDMSVRRGYYFVPRYLFGRPSDTLNQRRQLPPRIKQAVDSRVLKAFTGDPVRFGFPKPDYRIYESHPIVNTLILHHLGQGDLRVRPDVERFDGAAVRFRDATSGEYDLVLLATGYTLDYPFVDRAHLHWQGASPRLFLNMFPVSFNGLFVMGMIEASGIGWQGRYEQAELLAAYLDAAPENAAAFRDRVTGEPWPDVTGGYHYLGLDRMAYYVNKDAYRAAVRREKAALVT is encoded by the coding sequence ATGAGCACCTACGCGATCGTCGGGGCGGGTCCTTCGGGGCTCGCCTCTGCGCGTGCACTGAGCCGACGAGGCATCCGTGTCGAGGGTTACGAGGCCTCGCACGGGGTCGGCGGACTCTGGGACATCACGAATCCGCGGAGCACCGTGTACGAGTCCGCTCATCTGATCTCGTCTCGCACGACCACCGAGTTCGCCGAGTTCCCCATGCGCACGACCGTCGACTATCCCGGTCATCGTGTGCTGCTCGAGTACTTCCGCGACTACGCCGAGCACTTCGGCCTGACATCTCTGTTCCGCTTCGGCACCACGGTCACCCGGCTCGAGCCTCGCGACGGCGGCTGGGATCTCACGAGCACGGGCCCAGACGGCCAGCGCACCCGCCGATACGACGGCGTGGTGCTGGCCAACGGCACTCTCGCGCACCCGAACCTCCCGACTTTCGCCGGAGAGTTCTCGGGCGAGATCCTGCACACCTCCGACTACAAGAGCGCCGGGCAGCTGGCCGGCAAGAGGGTGCTGCTGATCGGCGCGGGCAACTCCGGTTGCGATATCGCGGTAGATGCCGTGCACCGGGCCGCCTCCGTCGACATGAGCGTGCGGCGCGGCTACTACTTCGTGCCGCGGTACCTCTTCGGCCGGCCCAGCGACACCCTCAACCAGAGACGTCAGCTGCCGCCGCGCATCAAACAGGCGGTCGACAGCCGGGTGCTGAAGGCGTTCACCGGCGACCCCGTGCGATTCGGATTCCCGAAGCCCGACTACCGCATCTACGAGTCGCATCCGATCGTGAACACGCTCATCCTGCACCACCTGGGTCAGGGAGACCTGCGGGTCCGCCCCGACGTGGAGCGGTTCGACGGCGCCGCCGTGCGCTTCCGCGACGCCACCTCCGGCGAGTACGACCTCGTGCTCCTGGCCACGGGGTACACGCTCGACTACCCCTTCGTCGACCGCGCCCATCTGCACTGGCAGGGCGCATCCCCCCGGCTGTTCCTGAACATGTTCCCGGTGTCGTTCAACGGCCTGTTCGTGATGGGCATGATCGAGGCCTCTGGCATCGGCTGGCAGGGACGCTACGAGCAGGCCGAACTGCTGGCGGCATATCTCGACGCGGCTCCCGAGAACGCCGCCGCCTTTCGTGATCGCGTCACCGGTGAACCCTGGCCTGACGTCACCGGCGGCTATCACTACCTCGGTCTCGACCGGATGGCCTACTACGTCAACAAGGACGCCTATCGCGCGGCCGTCAGACGCGAGAAGGCGGCGCTCGTGACGTGA